TCGACGGCGACGAGAGCAGCAGCATCGACCTGCTTGCACTGAGCCGCGGCTCCTTCGTGTCCACCATGATCCTCGCCTCTGTGCCAGACCGCTCCACAGTGCGTTTTCACAGCGAAGATGCCCTTTCCGCTCCCAATCCCAGCCTGCAGGTATTTAAAAACCTGCGCTGTTATTTTTGCAACGAGAATCTCTCCCTGCACTAGCCAAACTGGTAACCCACGCTGTTTCAAGCTGCGATTGGCCTAGCCTTGTCCGTAGCACCAAAACGTTTTATGAATGGAAATCCTTTTGGCCTTCCGCTATTGTACAGGCTTTGTGGAATTTTTCACTTCAAGATTGAAGCTGCACTCTGTTTACCTTTTTCTGCATTGGGAACTGTAAGATGCGACGCTCCAGCTGGGCTCTGGCAGAGGATCGGCGAGGCAGGAGGCCGGCGCGGTGCGTGGTGCGGGCGTTCATTTATACGATTGTTACACATATGATTGATTTGCATTATATTTGTGCCAGGGTGAAACTCCCGGCTGCAGCGCTGCAGAATGTCAGCAGGGCCGGACGTCGAGGCCGGCAACCAGGCCGCGAAACTGGAGCTTGCGGCGTTCCAGCGCCTCGAtctccagcagcaccgAGTCCTCGACGGCGAAGGTGGAGCTGTCGGACGCGCCGGTCTCGCGGGCAtcgtgcagcagctgggCGGCGATGCGCTTGAACGAGCGCATGTCGGCGAAGAAAAGCTCGAAGCAgggcagcagctccacgAGCGTGGCGCGGTAGGTGCCTGTGCAGGTGGGCAGCTCGAGGTAGGAGCCGAGGCACTCCAGCAGGTAGACGAAGTAGTCGCGCACGAGGTCGAGCTGTCGCAGGACGCGGGGCACGTAGGCGGGGTCGGGGGCGTCGGGCTTGGCGGGGCCGCGCAGCTCGAGGACGAGGTTTCGCAGGTGGACGATGCCGACGAGGTCGTTGAAGCCGAGGTCGCGGTAGACCATGCGgtcgtcctcgtcgaaGATGGGGATCTCGGTGCCGCGCACGAGCGAGGCGACGAGGTTGCGCTTGTTGGTGGACGCGGCGGTGAGCCCGTCCAGCAGGATGTCCACGAACTCGACCAtctgccgctgcagcgAGGTGGCGAGCTGGTGCACGATTTTGTTCAGGAGCCGCTGGTTGTCGGGGGAGATGGGGTTGCGGCCGCGCATTGTGCTCTGCCGGCTGGGGCCTGGCGGCGCGTAGACCCTTATATCAGTTGCGCTACGGTGCTTTTCTGTTGCGCCCAGTGAAATTGGCAGGTGAGGTCTCCCCACAATATCCGCTGTTCCGCGACCCTGTGAGTCAAGACTGCACCTCCGAGGGCCGGATAGCGGGCTGTCTCTGCGGCAGGCGGCCAGGCACGGCCCCTTTCCGCAAATCGGATGGGTCCGCCGCCTATGGCGTAATCAAGCTCAGGCTTCGATGCTTGGGTAAGCAGGAGTGGTGAGAATTGTTCCTTTGCGTGAAaccgcgcgcccgcggggGGGGAATGCGACTAACGCCAAGTGCCCTGTGGGGCGCGGTGCGCACCGCGCCAGCCGCATGAATGTGGCATGAGCGGCCGGTGCTGGGCGTGTCTACGTCGCCTTTCGGGGCCGCGCACCGCGACCACCCCACACCGGGCGTCGCCACTGCCAACGCTGGTGTCAACCCGGTGGCAAAGCATTTTGTTGCACGCCGACCAAACGTGTTGCCACCGATTTACGCAGGTGCCCGCCGTAGCGCTATGGTCCGGCGCAACGATTGCACGGGCCCAATAGGCGCGCAGGACGGCACATGAGCAAGAAATCGACATACTGCACAAAACATGGCAAGCAATCGCGAGCAGGGGAGCTTTCTGCTTGGTTACCGTGCAATCGCCATTTCGCTACACCCCGCCAGCGAGATGGGCATCCACCACCATGACGCACCCGGCACTATATTCGGTGCCTGGTGCCCAGACTCACTCGGCACGGTCGAACCCGAAATGCTCTCGGCTTTGCCTGCACTAGGCAGACGCAAGacccgctgctgccacATATGCAGACACCCCGCTTCCGGACGCATTCGGGAATGCGGCTCGCCTCTATATGTGGACGTCGCGACGGACATGCATAGATGAAGCGGTGGCTCAATGGTAGAGCTTTCGACTCCAGTTAGATCCTGGATTTTCCGGAAATTGCAATCGAAGGGTTGCAGGTTCAATTCCTGTCCGTTTCATTTAATTTTTTGCGCGTTCAGCCGCTGCTCCAGCCAGACTGCCCCACCTGGGTGACGCCTTCCGTCTCGATGTGATGTGCAAAAATCTCCGCGACGGGGAATTGAACCCCGATCCCGCGCGCGACAAGCGCGAATTCTAACCATTAAACTATCGCGGATTAACGACAACAGCAGGACTCGAACCTGCGCGGGCATAGCCCAAAAGATTTCTAATCTTTCGCCTTAACCGCTCGGCCATGTTGCCAGTTATGCAGTGTGGTCTGCTGCTGGGATAGACAATGCACACGGCAGAGCACGTGAGCGCGGCGGACGGGCACCGGTGCCACCCAGTACGCAGGTGCTTCTGGCAATGCATCAGAATGACTATGAAAGTAAATAGTGCAAATCTACCGGCCGTGCTGATTCTCGCCGTACTTGGCAAGTCCAGTCGCCGGCCACGGGCCGCGCTAACCGAAGCCCGACCACTCTATTGAAAACACCGAAACCGGCGGGCTGGTAGCGAGCAGACGATCCAACGTGTCAGGGGGCGGGATCTGCTCTTCAGCTGTTGCAGCCGCCTCAGCCTCGCGATAGCGCACGCCGCCGACGACCCATAGTTTCTTCACCCCTGTGCCGAGACGGCCGCCCCCGACCACGTGCAGCAGATCTAGGGACTCGTTGTAGTAGTCCATGGCAGGCTGCACAGCCATATGGGAGTGATAACGAAGAGGATCTCCAGGATAGGCAACATACCGAGCGCCAAACCGGCCGCCCGCCGACAGGAAGTACTGTTCCTCGCGCAGGTACCGATAAATCAGATAGTTGCCCAGATCCAGGTGCTGCGCCACCATTTCCCGCAGAATCGCGAGTTGGAGCCCGGCAGGTTCGGCGGCCGCGATCATCTTGGAGCAATTCTCGGTCTCCAGGAAGAGGCTCTGTTCGagcagccgccgctggGTGTCTGTCTCGTCCGCAGTGCGGTGCAGGGCCGCTAGCttgagctgctgctcccgccgccgcagctcccgctgctgctcgagcCCCCGCTCCGTGTCCTGCCTCCACCTGCAAACCTCGGCGGCTGTCAGCGAGCCCGCCGCCTGCACCAGGAGCTTGTCATCGAACGAGAAGTACGCGTGCCCCGAGAGCACCAGCCACACCGCGTCCTCGAGCATCAGGCGCAGAGGCACCGTGAGAAATAGGTTCTGCTGCGCGGCGGTCGGCAGTGAGCCACACAGCGTACCGAGCACGCCCAGCCCCCGTATCCGCCTGACGTCGTCGAGGTCGAACACCAGCGGCACGCCAGTCTTGCTGTTCAGCGAGATGGCTACCTTTGTGTGCGGCATTGCCTTCGCGCTATTACTGGCGCTGGCCAGCGCAGAGCCCTCGCGATGAAAACGTACCGAGTGtgcggtcacgtgatgtCACTACCGGGGCTCTTTCCGTGTCAAACCTCAGAATGGTGGCTTAGCCCCTACCAGTCCCACACACGGCAAAGCACGCGCAGAACCTCGCGTAGGTGAACATGGTCCCGGCTATGCAGCGCTGGGCATGCTCAAACTGCATGCATGCCGCTGGCTGCCGGTTAACTCAGGTCGGAGAAccgccagcggcgcgccgcgAGAACTCCTGGCAGCATCTATTCGCTGGCATCGGGAGGGCGCAGGCTCTTCCCGGCTGGTTTCTGTAGCGCGTATATAGGCTGGCCCTGTGCTGCAGAGTCCGCACGTAAGAGATCGTGTGCCAATCAGAGCTGCGACTACCTACCCAGCCACCTGTGCCAAGACCTTACTTTTACGTAGGAGGGGGACGCTACACAGCCACCTACAAGACGAAGCCCGAGATAGCTGAAGAACCCCAGTCCCTAACTCGATTTTTTTTCGCTCTGCTCATTGAATTTTACATCAAGACCAGGGCTGAAAAAGAGCTGAATTCTACATACCGGTGAGAGCCCGTATCAACCATGACTACCGATCCGAACCCCGAGAACCAGGGACCAGGCCGGCGGTCGAGCCGGCAACTGGCGCCCGAGTTCACGATAACGCCGACGCAGCTGAGCGAGCTGCACAATCCGAAGTCGCTCGCCGCCTACTGTGCGCTCTTTGGGCACAGCGAGAATGGGCTGTGCGACGCGCTGAAGACCGACAAAAAAAATGGGCTGGCGCTCGCGGACGAAGAAGTGCGCGAGACGGCGCGGTGCCGGAGGTTTGGGGCCAACCGCGTCCCGGAGCGGACCGCGCGCGGCTTCCTGCGCCTGATGTGGGAGGCCTTCAAGGACAAGACGATGATCGTGCTTATGGTTGCCGCAGTGATATCGTTTTCTCTGGGACTGTACGAAGCAATTGGGCAGCCGCCGGAGCTGGACGACGACGGAACGCCGATGGCGCAGGTTGACTATGTCGAGGGCCTGGCTATCATGGCGGCGGTCGCGGTGGTGGTGCTTGTTACCGCGGCTAACGACTACCAGAAAGAACGGCAGTTTGCGCGTCTCAATCGCAAAAAAGAAGACACGGAAGTGGTAGTGGTGCGCAATGGGGACAAGCACGTCATTTCGGTGCACGATCTGCTGGTTGGCGATCTCCTGAGCTTGCAAACTGGAGACGTCGTGCCCGTGGACTGCATCCTCGTTGAAGGAAAGTGCGAGTGCGACGAATCGGGGATCACGGGCGAGTCAGATACAATCAAGAAGGTCTCCCTGGCGATGTCTTTGCAGGTGTACCGCACGGTGGCTGCGGATAACCCGTCTGCGGACATCGGTTCGAGCGACAATGGCCACAGCCTGGTGCCCGATCCCATGCTGATATCCGGCTCGAAACTGTTGTCGGGTATTGGCCACGCAGTTGTCACCGCGGTTGGGCCCCACTCCGTGCATGGGAAAATGATGCTGGCTTTGAAAAGCGAGCCGGAGACCACACCGCTCCAGGAGCGCCTGAATACGCTGGCTGACGATATATCGATCTACGGATCTGTCGCTGCATTTCTTCTTTTCGTCGTCCTCTTTCTCAGGTTCTTGTCCTATCTCCCAAAGGGCAGGCTATACCACGATTTACCCTCCGCGAGAAAGGGCTCCCGTTTTATGGATATATTTATCACTGCCGTTACCGTGATCGTGGTTGCTGTCCCCGAGGGCTTGCCACTGGCGGTTACATTGGCATTAGCATTTGCAACCACACGCATGACGAAAGATGGCAATTTAGTAAGGGTTCTCCGAGCATGTGAAACTATGGGATCGGCCACGACTGTTTGCTCTGATAAGACGGGTACCCTGACACAGAATAAGATGGTAGTGGTCAAAGGCTTTCTAGGTAGTTCGCATTTTGATGATATATCGGAGGATTCCAACTGTGCTCAGAGCGATGCACTTCGACAGGACATGTCGCAGCACACTTTGAATGATATACTTGCTAACATCGCTTTGAATTCGACAGCGTTCGAGAACAAACAAGTCGCGGATCCCGTCATCACTGAGAATCCATACCATAAGCCGCGCCGCTCATTGTTCCCATGGTCCAGAAACAATAAACCTAAATATCCAGCTCCTAAGGATTCCAGTGTTCAGTCTGCAGAATTTTTCATTGGCTCCAAAACTGAAGCAGCATTACTTTCCCTAGCTAAGGGGTCACTGGGGTTGGAAAGCTTGCAGGCATTAAGGGATGACCCACACCATATCGGAATTGCATCGATAGTCCAGATGATACCGTTCGAAAGTTCGCGCAAATGGGCTGGCCTGGTTGTGAGGCTTGTTGACGGTAACTACCGTTTTTTCATTAAGGGTGCCTCAGAGACTATATTTAAAAGTTGCCATTATATGAGATCGTCTAATGATGACGTTATCAAATTATCGCCCCAGAAACATGGGGAAATTTTTGGGTTGATTAATAATCTAGCGAGCGATGCCTTGCGGACAATCTCATTAGCCCATAAAGATTTTACGGATATCTCTTCGTGGCCCCCTGCAGAGTTGCGGGATGCTAGCGATCCCTCAACTGCTTCTCCGGACCTGTTGCTTGGAGACGAATATGTACCAACGGCTACTGACCGGCCATCTATTATAACCAACAATAACAGTGGCTTGATATTAGATGGTGTTGTGGGAATTCATGATCCACTGCGTCCGGGGGTTAAAGAATCTGTCAAAAATTGCCAACAATCCGGCGTGACAGTACGGATGATTACCGGCGACAATATAACGACGGGTAGAGCGATAGCAAGAGCCTGTGGAATTCTATCCGAATCGGAGTATGCAGACCACGAATGCGCCATGGAGGGTCCGGTCTTCAGAAAGTTGAGCAGACGCCAGATGATGGATGCTGCGCCAAAACTGAAGGTACTTGCGAGATCTTCCCCAGAAGACAAGCGTATTTTTGTTGATATCCTGAAGAAGATGAATGAGGTTGTCGCAGTAACTGGTGATGGTACCAACGATGCGCCAGCTTTAACATTGGCGGATGTCGGTTTTTCAATGGGGATATCTGGAACTGGTGTGGCAAGAGAGGCTTCTGATATTATCCTAATGACAGACGACTTCACTTCAATTGTGAATGCAATCAAGTGGGGCAGATGCGTCAGCCTATCCATTAAGAAGTTCATTCAGTTTCAGCTTACGGTCAATATAACAGCAGTGACGTTAACTTGCGTCACGGCTGTGACTTCTACCGAGGAAAATCCCGTTCTGACTGCTGTTCAGCTATTATGGGTTAATTTGATTATGGATACGTTGGCTGCCCTGGCATTGGCAACTGACAAGCCGGACCCTCATATTTTGGAAAGGATACCGACAGGCCGTGACTCACCGCTAATTGCAGTTTCTACTTGGAAGATGATTCTTGGTCAGGCCGTCCTGCAACTTATCATCGCCTTCGTTCTACATTATGGTGGAAGAAAGCTATTTTATCCACATCAAGTACCCTTCACTGGGCGTGATCAGAAACGCCTGGATACGCTAACGTTTAATACTTTTGTCTGGTTGCAGTTTTTCAAACTGATTGTGACTCGTAAACTTGACGAGGCAGATGGGATTTCAGACTGGAGAAAGAGGATTACTGCCAGAAATCTAAACTTTTTCCAAGATTTAGGACGCAATTACTATTTCTTAACGATCTTACTTCTCATAGGAATATGTCAGGTTCTAATAATGTGCTTCGGAGGTGCTGCATTTTCCATTGAGCCTTTAACTCCAGGTATGTGGGTGACTAGTATACTATGTGGTATGCTCTCAATACCGTGGGGTGCTCTTATCCGCATTTGTCCCGATGAATGGGCGTTGAAGCTGTATCCAAAACGCTTGATGCATATTATCCAGCATATCTTTGGTTTGAAATTCTTGAGAGGCCGCAAGAAAAGCAATAACGAAGATATGGATTCGCATATGGAAACCTCGAAGGCATCAGACCTTATGGCATATGAGGCATTTGAAAAGGCCCGGTCAGAGATGCTTAACTTCAAAGAGAGTTCGAAAAGCGGAATGGCCACATACCTAAACCCCGTGAATATTATCCGGAAATGGTCCCACGAGTCGTCAGACTATCAATCCTTTGATGACGAGCATTCACTAATAGCATCTTTAACCATGGTTCCAACGTTGGTTGGCGGAGCTGTGGGCGGTTTCTCTCATATATCGACTCCTCTACTGCAAGGTTCTCCCACCAGTGCGAAATCGTCTGCCAAGACGTATATTAATAAGGACGTTTAATTCTACACGAAGTGTTACGAAAGTTATAGCTGTATGATGACCAATGACGGATCTTCATTTGGATACTGTATATAGATTTTTAATGGTCATAGTCTGCTAATGGAAGGAACCAGGTTTTTCTATATGAATTCGGTTAGAATCAGATATTTTCATCCACTTTTTGAGACAAGTAATGCTCCTTTGCCTTCTGTATCTTATTTGCAAACTGCAGGTAAACTGGATAAAACTTGTTGAATCCCTTGAAAACCACCTTTAAGGCAGTAAAAGAATCGATTCTTGACAAAAGTTCATCGTTCTTTTCTGTCGCAGTTTCAGATTCCAGGCATTCTTCCAGTTTCTTAATAATTGTGTCCCTCAGTGTATCCAATGCAACGGTAAATTCATTCACATCCACATTTTGGAGTGCCCCCTCCTTCTCTCCAACTGAGATTCGCAAGATTATCTGTAACTGCTGGAACACACTCAGCACATCTTGCAGTCGCGACTTTACCAGCTCCAGTTGCGTGATCTTGGCCACACTTTGCGTGCTAGTCTCATAGCTGGCGTCTAACTGCGCGAGTTCCGTATTGATTTTTCCAACATCCACCTCCAGGGATTGTACAGAATTGGCCAGTGTATCCATATAATACTCTAACCTCGTGGTCTTCATATTCCCAATATCATCGCTGGTGACTGAATAGTTCAACAATTCGGCTGGCTTTTGCAACCTTCTTATGGTATCTTCCAGATCTTTCGTCAAGACTCCGGTATAGTATTCCAATCTATAAAGTAGAGATGCGGAAATCTGCTGCAGTTCGTTCAATGGCCGATCAACGGATGAAAGCAATATATCTAGGTATGCCTGCGGGACAAATTCCTCATCGAAAAACATTTGTAGAATCTCATCATGACGATCCATTGCCTTACATTGGCTTGTGTCCAGGAGATATGTAGTGGAGAACTATACTTCAAAGACATGTGCATTTAGAGCTTTTTATCCGGGTAACCTTAATGCCGACCAAATGCACTAGTCACTACGAGTACTTAGCGCAGAAAGAGCGTGAACCAACAGCCCAAACGGCGCCAGCCATTGGATCAGATAGGTATTGAGATACTGTGGAATCCCTAGAGACCAAAAATGTAGCTGTCGTAGAATCCCCCTCACCAAGCGCCAGTTCGCAATGGCAATCAAACCCGGACGACAAGTAGATCTTGCCGTCATGATGGATTAGTGTGTTTACTGGATTTCCCTCATCAATGATTACGTGGCCAACAGATTTAATAGGATTCCTTAGATCCCATTGTGCGACATAACCATTCTCGTATCCCGCGTATATATAAAACGGAGAGGCCTCGTCAAAATAGGAGTTTGTAGTGGCCAGCGTTGTGCATGCAGCCTGAAATTCGCTAGGAAGCTCTGCCAGCTGCTGTTTCGTAAAAACATCGTGGTACGTTAGGACACCTGAGGCATGGCCGGCTATAAAGGCTTTGTCTTCCGTACCGAATTCTAGGGGATTACCTAGACCGTTATGACTATGAGACTGCACATTTAGCACCTGCAATGCATTGACACCATCGGAATGTCTGTCGCGTCGGTGGAATGCACGCAACATGCTTCCACTACCGCATTCCCACAGTCTGACGGACCCATCCTTAGACGAAGATAGGACATTACGCCCCCGTTCTATAAGGCCACACCCGGTTATGGGGGCAGTGTGGCCGAAGAGCGTTCTGGGATTTGTACCGTCCGCTGCAGACCATATTTTCAGCTGCATATCAATGGAAGCGCTCAGTAGCACTTTTCCGCTTGGGAAATAATGCAGCGATGTTATATGCCCGCTGTGTCCGTCAAGGCTCCTGCAGTCCGAAAACTCGGCATTATGGAGTGTAAGCCGGCCCTCAGTATCACCGATGGCATACTGTGCTTCTGGGTGCTGTGTTACCGCGAGGGCCGTCAGGTTTCTGCTCTCGGTTGCGAGGGAGCTGCGCACTTTGCCGCTGTATTCCTTGCTAGGTAGTTTGAACCGGCAAGTCACATTATCACGACCAAACCTCGCTTCGTAGATGTCGCTGCTGACTCGCCTAAACGTATTACCCTCGCCAGCATCAAATTCAACACTTTCTCCATGCTTTACAATCGTGACTCTCTTCTCGATGGTTGTATCGACGTTTGGGATAATGTTAATGTATATCTCCTCGTGATCACTGTAGCCTCTTGACACATCATCGATACATTCGCCAAAGTCCTGTTGAATTTCAAACGTCGTAATCTTCATTTTACCACAGTGCCAGTCATACGATAATCTACTGAGTATTGGAAGTCCCTATGTGAACGCCTTAGATGTTACTTCACCTATCAATTATGTTTCCGAAGCGTTACTCCGCCATTTCGCTTTCTGCCAGATATTGGTACAAATATTAACAAATTTTCGAGATGTATGGATGTTATATAATAACGAAAAGTCGCCAAACGCGAAGTTTTCACAGTTAATAACATCAGTGGCGAAGTTGGCCCTTCGCCACACACCCTGGCCACAGGCTAAAGTTAAAAAGTTCGATCAACTCTCGGTAATTCGCTGGATGGTTATGAGCACTATGACTATGAACACGGGAATAACCACAGGAGATCTAGCCACCATTTTCAAGGACCGTTCTCGGTATGAGAACCCCGTTGGGGGGCAGTACCAGTGCTCGCAAACCAAAAAGGCGGAGCAAGTAGCGACAAGCAAGAAAAACCTGATTCTCATTAACGATGGGGTCTATCATATGAAGGCGCTGCTCCGCGGTGATGCATCGCAGAAGGCGCTCACCCACAACTTGAAGAGAGGAGACATCTTCCGCGTGTTGACGGGTGAGCCTGCGGTTatcaaggagaagaagaaatTTGTTTTGATCATAGATGACTTCGAAATTACACAGCGGGATGCTTCTGTGAATCCGCACACTGAGTTTATTGACGCATATTTTGCAGCACACGCCAACGAGGTGATAAACTTCGATGGCATGGGTACTATTGACAGAGACATGTCGCCTTCTCCTGCCATCGCCTCACGCACAACATCaatgcagcagcagcagcagcagcagcagcaacaacaacaacaacaacaacagcagcagcagcagcagcagcaacaacaacaacaacagcaACAGATGCATTCTGCGCAGGCTCAACAGCAGAGTAACCAGTTTATGGGTAGCGGCTCTCAGAAAACAAAGCCAATATTTGCCATTGAACAGCTCTCTCCTTACCAGAATATGTGGACGATTAAGGCGCGGGTGTCCTTCAAAGGGGATATCAAAACCTGGCATAACCAGAGGGGGGAGGGCAAGTTATTTAACGTTAACTTCCTAGATACGTCGGGTGAGATAAGGGCGACAGCATTTAATGACAATGCTCTAAAGTACTTTGAGATATTGCAGGAAGGAAAAGTATACTATGTGTCTAAAGCAAGGATACAGCCAGCAAAGCCTCAATTTTCCAATTTGAAACATCCGTATGAACTGCAGCTGGACAGGGATACTGTTGTTGAAGAGTGTTTTGAAGCCGCTGACGTGCCAAAGATGAATTTCAGTTTCATCAAGCTAGACCAAATATCAAGTATGGAGGCAAACTCTAATGTGGATATTCTAGGTGTAATCCAGACAGTGAACCCACCATTCGAGATGATTGCAAAATCTGGGAAAAAGTTCAACAGGAGGGATATTGTAATTGTTGATGAAACTGGGTATTCTGTTAATGTAGGTCTATGGAATGAGCAAGCAGTTGATTTTAACTTGCCTGAAGGGTCTGTCATCGCGGTCAAAAGTGTTCGTGTTACAGACTTTGGTGGAAAGTCGCTTTCGATGGGCTTTTCCAGTACGCTTCATCCAAATCCTGACATACCTGAGGCTTATGCGATAAAAGGATGGTACAGCAGCAAGGGCACTAGTACAACATTCCATTCGCTAAAAATGGAGGGTGGTGACCGGAATAGTATGCGGTATGTAGCCGATCGCATAACTATTGGGAAGGCAAAGGATGATAACCTAGGAAGAAGCGATAAAGGTGACTACTTTAACGTAAGAGGTGCGGTCAACTTCTTGAAGGTTGACAATTTTGCGTATCCCGCTTGCTCTACTGAAGGCTGTCAAAAGAAAGTTATAGAGCAAACGGATGGTACCTGGAGATGCGAAAAATGTCAGGTGGATCATCCAGCTCCTAAGTGGCGGTATATGCTTACGGCTTCGATTCTTGACGAGACCTCTCAAATATGGATCACGCTTTTTAACGACCAGGCTGAAAAGCTGCTGAGCATGGATGCAAATACATTAACCGAGCTCAAGAACACTGATCCAGAAAAGTTCCAGAAAGTAACCCAGAGCGTACAGATGAACGAGTATGATTTCCGGGTCAGGGCTCGCGAAGATACATATAATGAAGAGACGAGAATTAGGTACACAGTCACGAACTTATATCCTCTAAGGTGGAAGGTAGAAGCTGACTATCTCGCAGGTGAACTGACAAAAGCTTTTCTAAGCTGAATCAATACCCTTTTCGGTATTTTACAGATTATACCGATTATAGTTGTTTTATATGTATGACTCAGTGTTTGTTGTTAGATATGATCCTGCTAACAATTGATCGTATTATTCTTGTTAGTATTTAAGTACTTTAATTGAACAATGGTTATGTGAGTGACATGCCCCAAACATCAGAGTAATTCTGCAAGCTTTGAATTCTGTATAGTTATAAACAAAAAGGCCCATAATGGGCTAATTTAGGACAACTGCGAGGCCATTATTTACAGTAGCTTGATCTCCGCTCTCGAAGAAGTCTGACCATTGGAAAAGTGCACCCCATGGGAAGCGATCTGAGCTAATAGCTAGGGGACCATTATACTAGTGAATGCCTCATTGTTATTTAAAGTGGAGCTGATGCCAATACAGTGCCATTGAATAAGTTTAATGTTACATACCGCCTGCAAACTGAATTGATAGGTTAACCAATGTATGCCGGCTGGGTTATAGTTAGGAGTATATTATATATTATCTTAGCTTGCTAAACGCAGAAGTTAGAACAGAGTCTGACTGGTTACCAAATTTAGATTTACCGAAGAGCTTCCAATATCTTAACGTTTCGTCACCCGCCCCGGAGACGATTGTCGTCCCATCTGTAGAGAGAGTTAAATGTAGGACTCTAAAACTATGTCCCTTTAATACAGCCAGTGGCTCCAATGTAGGGCAATCCCATAGAGTTAAATTGAACTTCGAATAGCCATGAGATGTCACTATCTCATCCGTGTTCTTAGACCAGACCATATTGCAGACTTGAGAACCTGTATCCACATCATTAAGTCTAACGCCGGAGTTTACATTCCAAATCTTCAGCCTGCGATCTGCAGTACCACCGCCCGTAGCTAATGTAGCTCGCCT
This is a stretch of genomic DNA from Eremothecium gossypii ATCC 10895 chromosome VI, complete sequence. It encodes these proteins:
- the RPN14 gene encoding Rpn14p (Syntenic homolog of Saccharomyces cerevisiae YGL004C (RPN14)) gives rise to the protein MKITTFEIQQDFGECIDDVSRGYSDHEEIYINIIPNVDTTIEKRVTIVKHGESVEFDAGEGNTFRRVSSDIYEARFGRDNVTCRFKLPSKEYSGKVRSSLATESRNLTALAVTQHPEAQYAIGDTEGRLTLHNAEFSDCRSLDGHSGHITSLHYFPSGKVLLSASIDMQLKIWSAADGTNPRTLFGHTAPITGCGLIERGRNVLSSSKDGSVRLWECGSGSMLRAFHRRDRHSDGVNALQVLNVQSHSHNGLGNPLEFGTEDKAFIAGHASGVLTYHDVFTKQQLAELPSEFQAACTTLATTNSYFDEASPFYIYAGYENGYVAQWDLRNPIKSVGHVIIDEGNPVNTLIHHDGKIYLSSGFDCHCELALGEGDSTTATFLVSRDSTVSQYLSDPMAGAVWAVGSRSFCAKYS
- the RFA1 gene encoding replication factor A subunit protein RFA1 (Syntenic homolog of Saccharomyces cerevisiae YAR007C (RFA1)), with translation MLYNNEKSPNAKFSQLITSVAKLALRHTPWPQAKVKKFDQLSVIRWMVMSTMTMNTGITTGDLATIFKDRSRYENPVGGQYQCSQTKKAEQVATSKKNLILINDGVYHMKALLRGDASQKALTHNLKRGDIFRVLTGEPAVIKEKKKFVLIIDDFEITQRDASVNPHTEFIDAYFAAHANEVINFDGMGTIDRDMSPSPAIASRTTSMQQQQQQQQQQQQQQQQQQQQQQQQQQQQQQMHSAQAQQQSNQFMGSGSQKTKPIFAIEQLSPYQNMWTIKARVSFKGDIKTWHNQRGEGKLFNVNFLDTSGEIRATAFNDNALKYFEILQEGKVYYVSKARIQPAKPQFSNLKHPYELQLDRDTVVEECFEAADVPKMNFSFIKLDQISSMEANSNVDILGVIQTVNPPFEMIAKSGKKFNRRDIVIVDETGYSVNVGLWNEQAVDFNLPEGSVIAVKSVRVTDFGGKSLSMGFSSTLHPNPDIPEAYAIKGWYSSKGTSTTFHSLKMEGGDRNSMRYVADRITIGKAKDDNLGRSDKGDYFNVRGAVNFLKVDNFAYPACSTEGCQKKVIEQTDGTWRCEKCQVDHPAPKWRYMLTASILDETSQIWITLFNDQAEKLLSMDANTLTELKNTDPEKFQKVTQSVQMNEYDFRVRAREDTYNEETRIRYTVTNLYPLRWKVEADYLAGELTKAFLS